CCAGACACGCGATAGCCGTGGCTTAAGAGAATTTCTGCAATTGCACTCATACTAATGCCACCAATTCCAATCAAATGGATGTGATGGATTTTATGTTCATTCAAGTCAAAAGAAATCACAATCTTCGCTCCTTTACAAATAAGTTATGAAACTTCTGCTAGGTCAAGACTCCCACTTTTACAGGTAAACTTTCAAATCAGATGAACAGCATCCATCTGATTTACTGACATTCAACGTAAGCTGGAGTAATTTACTTCTAGCCATTAGTGTTGCCAAATTTAGACATTTATATAAAACCAATACTGCTTTTCACTTACAAACTTTCTCTACTTATATTAATACGAAACTCTGTTCAATATAATAACATAAAAAGTAAATAGATGCACATTAATTTTCCCTTGTATTTATTTCAACAAACGAATAAAATAGATAATATAATCAAGAATATTCATACCGGGAGGAATTATATATATGGAGAAGTTGAAAAGAAACGAAAGAATTGCTGCTATTATAAAAATCCTTGGAGATCAACCCAATAAAATATTTACGCTTAATTATTTTACGGAAAAGTTTGCTGCTGCCAAATCTACGATTAGCGAAGATATTATGGTAGTGAAGCAGTCTATGGAAAAAATGAAACTAGGAAAAATTCAAACAATTTCTGGAGCAGCTGGTGGTGTGAAGTTTATTCCCTATACCACAAAAGAACAAAACAAACAAATATTACAAAGCATCTGTAATCACTTGGGGGAAAAAGAGAGAATTCTTCCCGGTGGGTTTTTGTATATGGCAGATATTATTTATTCTCCACAAATGATTCATCAGCTGGGGGAGGTTTTTGCCAGTCAATTTAACTATAAAGAGGTGGATTATATTATAACAGTAGAAACAAAAGGTATACCACTAGCTCTTATGGTGGCAAAAGCTATGAATTTGCCTTTAGTTATTCTTAGAAGAGATAGTAAAGTGACGGAAGGTTCTACAGTAAGCATTAATTATGTTTCTGGTTCCAGTAAAAAAATGCAAAGAATGTCTCTTGCCAGAAGAGCAATTAAGCCTAATTCTAAGGTAATTATTATTGATGATTTTATGAAGGCAGGTGGCACAGCTAAGGGTATGATGGACATGATGAAGGAGTTTGACACCCAGGTAGAAGGAATCGGGGTTTTAATAGCTACCAGAGAACCACAAGAAAAGCTGGTGGAGGATTATATACCACTATTAATTCTGGAAGAAGTAGAAGAAAAAAGCGAAGCTGTAGAAATTTATCCAAACCCTGCTCTTATATAAATTTTTGTTTGTTAAAAGGCATACTAAAAAACCATAAAAAAATTAAGAAATTTATAAATATTTAGAAGGAAATTGAAAACTTATGGAGAATAAAGGTAAATAATAGAAATTATATACATCATATATTAAACTATATACAACCCAGTATCGACATAGTGGAAGGTGGTGAGGGACAGATGCAAGTAACAGATGTAAGAGTGAGAAAGGTAGCAGCAGAGGGTAAAATGAAGGCAATCGTTTCCGTTACTTTTGATAACGAATTTGTTGTACATGACATTAAGATTATCGAAGGACAAAATGGACTATTTATCGCGATGCCTAGCAGAAAAATGGGAGAAGGAGATTTTAGAGACATAGCCCATCCTATTAATTCGGACACAAGATTCAAAATTCAACAGGCTATATTTGCAGAATATGAAAAAGTTAATGAAGAAAGTGAATTAGAAGCAGTTGAGACGATAAGCGCAGCTCATGAAGCATAATTACAGTAGGAAGAAGCCTCTATAACGATCAGGCTTCTTTTTTTTATATTTTTAGTACAGAAATTAAGCAGAGTATCATCGAATAGAAGATTTTGTTGAAAAAGGGTTTATTATTTATTTAAAATATAATAAACTATTAAAGGGATAATAATAAGTATGGAGGGTAAAGTCTATTTTGTTTATTACACAATATATATAAAGAAATAAGGAGACTTTTTATGCAGGTGGTGAAAAAAATGAAATTACAAGCAATCATATTAGCAGCAGGGGCTGGAACGCGTATGAAGTCAAAGCTTCCTAAAGTACTCCATAAGGTTTGTGGTGAACCTATGCTACAACATGTTATAGATGCTGCTTATCAGTCCGATATAGAGGAATGCATCGTTGTAGTTGGGCATGGAGCACAGACAGTAAAAAACAGCTTAACAAAGGATATTAAAACTGTTCTGCAAAAAGAGCAACTGGGAACAGGGCATGCAGTCATGATGACTTATGATCAATTAACTGAAGAAGGAACAGTGTTAATTCTAAACGGAGATGGCCCTTTGATTACAGAAGATACACTAAGAGAGCTTCTTGCTTATCATCAAGAAAAAGGATACAATGCTACAGTTTTAACAGCAGATTTAGCAAACCCCCACGGTTATGGCCGAATCGTCAGAGGTACAGATAATGGGCTAATGAAAATCGTAGAGGAAAAGGATGCTTCCCCAGAGGAAAAGATGATTAAGGAAATTAATTCTGGTCTTTACTGTTTTGATGCTAAAGCACTTAGAGAAGCTTTACCTCGTATCACGAAAGAAAATGCTCAGGGAGAATATTATTTAACAGATGCCCTTGCTATTATCGCTGGTATGGGAAAAGAGGTAGGCGTTTATAAAACAAAAGACTATGAAGATATTATGGCGGTAAACGCCAAAGGCCAGCTGGCACAGGTTGAAGAAATTATGCGCCGACGCATTGCCGAGAAGCACATGGAAGAAGGCGTTACGATTATCAATCCTAGCCATACCTATATAGAAAAGCATGTAAAGATTGGTAGAGATACGATTGTTTATCCTGGTGTCATCTTAGTGGGAGATACTGTTATTGGAGAAGATTGTACCATAGGTGCTAATACAAGAATAGAAGACTCCAAGATAGGAGATTCTGTAACCATTCACCACTCCACCATCCTGCAAAGCACCGTGGGAAAGTGTACAACGGTAGGACCCTATGCTTATGTGAGACCGAATAGTCATATTGGTAAACATGTAAAAATAGGGGATTTTGTAGAAATTAAGAACGCTTTCATTGGAGATCATTCCAAAGCTTCCCACCTCGCTTATATCGGTGACGCAGAGGTAGGTAGCCATGTAAATATAGGATGTGGTGTTGTATTTGTAAATTATGATGGGAAAAATAAACATAAGACAATTATCCGTGATCATGCGTTTATTGGTAGCAACTCTAATTTAATTGCTCCTGTAATTGTGGAAGAGTATGGATATGTAGCCAGTGGTTCTACAATTACAAAGTCTGTAGAAAAAGGAGCACTAGCCATAGCCCGGAGTCATCAACATAATAAAGCCGGCTGGGTAGAAGATAAAGGTTTACTGAAAACAAAGGAGGAATAAAACAAAATGAATACGAGTGGTAGTGAGATAAAAATATTTTCTGGCAATGCTAATGTTGGATTGGCAAAGGAAATCGCTCAGGAAATAGGTGTGCCTCTTGGAAACTGTGAAGTGGGTACCTTTAGTGATGGAGAAATAGCAGTAAATATCAATGAGACCGTAAGAGGAGCAGATGTTTTTGTGGTACAACCTACACATCCTCCTGTAAATGATCATCTTATGGAGCTCTTAATTTTAATTGATGCTTTTAAGAGGGCTTCAGCAGGAAGAATAACAGCGGTTTTACCCTACTATGGCTATGCTAGACAAGATCGTAAAGCAAAGGCAAGGGACCCTATCACAGCTAAATTAGTAGCAGACCTATTGACTGTAGCCGGAGCCGATAGAGTATTAGCTATGGATTTGCATGCTGCGCAAATTCAAGGATACTTTAATATACCAGTAGACCATCTGTTAGGAGTACCAATTTTAGCTGAGTATTTTATTAAGAAGAATATTCAAGATTTAATCGTGGTTTCTCCAGACCTTGGCAGTGTTACTCGGGCTAGAAATTTTGCTAATCACCTTGATGCGCCTATTGCCATTATCGATAAAAGAAGACCTAAGGCAAATGTTTCAGAAGTAATGAACATTATTGGAGAGGTTGAAGGAAAAAATGTTATTTTAATTGACGATATGATTGATACCGCTGGTACCATTGTGCAGGCTGCCAATGCCTTAAAAGAATTTGGAGCAAAGGATGTATATGCTGCTTGTACCCATCCTTTATTGTCTGGACCAGCCATTGAAAGAATTCAAAACTCCCAGATTAAGGAACTGATCACTACCAACTCTATCACTTTGGCAGAGGAAAAAAATATCGATAAAATTAAGGTAATGTCGGTAGCCCGCTTGTTTGCAGAAGCAATTCAAAGAATTTATAAAAATATTTCTGTAAGCAGATTATTTGATTAGACTATCTTCTATCTAAGCGAAATATAGACATACGATTGTAGCCCACGGTTTTAGGTGAAACCGCAGACCGTGTATTTGAAAAATTAGCTTTAAAAGCGTGTGTCTATCGTTTAGATTCAACAAAAGGGTGCATAGGAGGTTATTAAAAATGCACATCATTGTAGGACTAGGAAATCCAGGTAAAAAGTACGATGGCACAAGACATAACATAGGCTTTGACACCATAGACCTATTAGCCCATCGTCATGGCATAAAGGTAAACAAGTTAAAACATAAGGCGCTTTACGGAGAAGGATTTTGGGGAGGAGAAAAGGTTTTATTGGCAAAGCCTCAAACCTTCATGAACTTAAGTGGAGAAAGCCTTCGAGATATGGTGGAATTCTATAAAATAGACAAGAAAAACTTGGTGGTTATTTATGATGATATTGATATAGAAGTAGGAGCCCTTAGAATTCGTCAGCAGGGCAGTGCTGGTAGCCATAATGGTATGAAGTCCATTATTTATCTACTGCAGTCTGATGCTTTCCCGAGAGTACGGATCGGCATAGGAAAACCAAAGTTTGGGGACTTAGCGGATTATGTTTTGGGAAGATTTTCAAAGGAAGAAGTGACTTCTATGAGGGAAACTGTAGAGAAAGCTGCTGAAGCAGTGGAGACCATTGTCAAAGAAGGTATAGACCTAGCTATGAATCGTTATAATAGATCATGATACTTATAGCAGGTATATTGTCGGCACTGGTTGCTTATTTATGTAATAAGATCATATTAAAATCCTTTCAAGACGAAGGTCTCACAGTATTAGTACCTTTATTAGAGGAAATGGCGAAAACCACCTTTGCCTTTTCCCTTAAAACCAGTATTATAGGAACCCATTTTATTTTTGGCTGTATAGAAGGAATTTACGATATTTTTACCTCATCAAAAAAAATAGGAAAGTGGGCTGCTGTGGCTAGTATTTTAAGCCATAGCTTTTTTGGCATGATTACTTATCTAACCTATACAAAAACAAACATTAGTTTTATAGCAATTTTGGTATCTTGGATATTCCATAGTGGATGGAATTGGTATGTAGTTAAAAAATTGTAAAAGCAGGTGCAAAATATGAAAAAGAATGTAGTATTATCACCTTTAGAAAACTCATTGCAATATCTACAGTTAGCACAAACCTTGAGGGAAGAAAAATCTTCGGTAAGCCTTCATGGGTTAGATGATTCTCAACGGGGGCATGTTGCTTATGGGCTATATAAAGGACTAAGGCGACAGCTTTGTCTGCTGACCTATAGTGAAATAGAAGCACAACAAATTTATCAAGATTTAAAGTTTTATGTTGAAGATCAAGCCATTTTCTTTCCTACAAAGGATATTGTATTTTATGATGTAGAAGCCACCAGCGAAGAGGTTAGTGAAGAAAGAATAAAGGCTTTGAATAAGTTAGTAGGGGGGGAAGCTTGCATTGTAGTAGCATCTATTGATGCACTATTATTAAAACTTACTCCTGTAGATATCTATAAAAAATATCAACTAGCTTTTACCGTGGGACAACGTATTCACCTCCAGCAGGTGACAGAAAACTTTATTTTGCAGGATTATGAAAGAGTAGAAAGAGTAGACACAAAGGGACAGTTCAGTATTCGAGGGGGAATTATTGATATTTTTCCTCCAGCAGAAGAAAATCCTATTCGTATCGAACTGTTCGATGATGAAGTAGACTCAATTCGGTACTTTGAAGTAGAAACACAAAAATCTATAGAAAAAATTGAAAAAATAACAGTTTATCCAGCTAAAGAAATTATTATAGAAGTCAATCACCACGAAAAAACAGTACCTCAACTATCACAGGAACTAAAAAACACCTTAAAAAAACTAGACCCTGCTGCGGGAGAAAAGCTGCAGGGAAAAATAGCGGAGGCAGTGGAAAGACTTTCTAACCTTGGAAGATTTAAAGGAATTCAGAAGTTTTTACCCTATATCTATGAAAAAGCAGCTTCTTTGATAGACTATTTTCAGGAGGAAGCTATTGTTATTGTAGACGAACCGGATCGAGGAAAGGAAAAGATAAAAGGATATCTAGAGGAGTTCAGGGAAAACTTTAAAACCCTCTTAGAAAGAGGAGAAGTATTACCTAATCAAGCACACCTTTTGTTTAACTATGAAGAAATTATTAAAAGATTAAAAGACCGATCTTTGGTGACTTCCAGTCTTCTACCCAAAAATCATCCAGATTTACAGCCTAAAAAAATTATTAATTTTATCTCTAGACCAGTTCAATCTTTTTATGGTAAAATGAATCATTTTGTAAAAGAAATAAGTTCACTGCAACAAAAAGGTTATGAAATTCGAATTGTGACAACTACAAAGGAAAAGGCAATGAAATTGCTGGAGTTATTAAGGGAAGAAGAGGTGTTAACAGAGTTTTTTGTAAAAGACGATGCTAAGGCGTCTCATAAGGGTAAAGTAGTCATTCTTCAAGGAAACCTTCATCGGGGTTTTGAATATGTAGATATAAAATATATCCTTTTCACTGACTATGAAATCTACGGGGCGTATAAAAAGAAAAAGCAAAAGATAAAGAGGAAGGATACTTCCCCTATAAAGTCTTTTATAGACCTTCAGGTAGGGGATTATGTGGTTCATGAGGGGCATGGTATAGGAAAATATATAGGTATCGAAGAATTAAAGGTGGAGGGCGTAAAAAAGGATTATTTAAAAATTCGTTACTCCGGAGAAGATAATCTTTATCTTCCTACCGATCAGATGGATTTAATTCAAAAATATATAGGTGCTGATGATAAAGCACCAAAGCTCAACAAATTAGGAGGCACAGAATGGGTTAAAACGAAGGCAAAGGCAAAAAAAGCCATCGAGGATATGGCTAAGGATCTCTTAAAGCTTTATGCTGAAAGAGAAAAAAGCAAAGGCTATGCCTTCTCAAGGGATACCGATTGGCAAAAACAATTTGAATATTTATTTCCCTATGAAGAAACCCCGGATCAGATAAGGTGTATAGAAGAAATGAAAAAAGATATGGAAGTAGATCGATCTATGGATCGGTTGCTCTGCGGTGATGTAGGCTATGGTAAAACAGAAGTGGCTATAAGAGGTGCCTTTAAATGTGTTATGGACAGTAAGCAGGTGGCAGTTTTAGTACCCACCACCATATTAGCGCAACAGCACTATAATAACTTTAAGGAACGTTTTTCTGGTTTTCCTGTAACAGTAGAGATGTTAAGTCGTTTTAGGACACCGACGCAACAAAAACATACCATAGAAAGTGTACGAACGGGGAATATAGATGTTTTGATTGGTACCCATAGGCTTTTATCAAAGGATGTTGTTTTCAAGGACCTAGGATTATTGATCGTAGATGAGGAACAGCGATTTGGTGTAAAGCATAAGGAAGCATTAAAACAGCTGAAAAAATCTGTAGATGTATTAACCTTAACAGCCACCCCTATACCTAGAACCCTGCACATGTCTATGATTGGCGTGCGGGATATGAGTGTGATTGAAGACCCTCCAGAGGAAAGATACCCTGTACAGACTTATGTAGCTTCCTATAATGAATCCTTAATTACAGATGCTCTTACAAGAGAGATGGCTAGAGGAGGACAGGTATATTATGTTTACAATCGGGTACAGGGAATCCATCAAGTGGCAGCAAAATTAGGAAGTTTAGTGCCCCAAGCCAGGGTAGGGGTAGCCCATGGTCAAATGAGTGAAAGGCAGCTAGAAAAGCTAATGTTGGAGTATTATCATGGAGAATATGACGTGCTGGTATGTACCACCATTATAGAAACTGGTTTAGATATTGCCAATGTCAACACCATCATTATACAAGATGCAGATCGATTAGGACTTTCTCAGTTATATCAGTTAAGGGGCAGAGTTGGAAGGTCCAATCGCCAAGGGTATGCTTATCTTCTATACGAAAAAGATAAAATTTTATCAGAAGTAGCAGAAAAGCGTCTCAAGGCCATTAAAGAGTTTACAGAATTTGGATCAGGGTTTAAAATTGCTATGAGGGATTTAGAAATAAGGGGAGCAGGAAATTTATTAGGATCAGAACAGCATGGTCACATGGCCTCCATTGGTTATGATCTTTATGTGAAGTTATTGGAGGAGACGGTAGGAGAACTAAAGGGAGAAAAAATAGAAAAATATGAAGATACGATGATGGAGCTAAATGTAGATGCATATATCTCAGAAAAATATATTTCCAATCCAAGTCATAAAATAGAGATTTACAAGAAAATAGCTTCTATTCGTAACGAGGAAGATATGTATGCTATTGAAGAAGAGATAGAAGATCGTTTTGGAGACATTCCCCTAAGTGTAAGGAATTTACTGCTGATTTCTTATATTAAAGCCTTGGCAAAGAACTTAAAAATCCAATATATTTCTCAGAAAGAGAAAAGTATCCGTATACAGTTTAGAGAAGCTAAGGTACTAAGACCAGAAAATATTGTTGAAGTTATGGAGAGCTATCGATGGAAGGTAACGATCCATGGGGGGCAGCAGCCTTATATCACTTACAAAATACAGACACAAGATCAATATAAGGTGTTGTTAGACATAAAGGGTTTAATAGAAAAAATTAGTGGTTTAAAAAAGGCTGCCAGTTAGCTATAATAGAAGATAGACAGAAGGAGAGTGAATAAAAATGCCTTTAAAAAACAGTAAAAAATTTATGGTGGTAATAGCTGCTGTACTTATGATAGCTTTATTTTTTATAGGGTGTTCTAGTACTGCTAAGATACCACAGGATGCTGTAGCAGTGGTAAATGGTAACAGTATATCTATGGGAGAATTTGAAAAAACCCTAGCATTACAAAGAATGAGCTATGAAGCACAGTTCGGGGCGGAAATATTGATACAAGATATGGGTACAGGTGTCACACTTTTAGAGTCCATAAAAAAGCAGCTTTTAGACAAAATTGTATCAGATGAAGTTCTTATTCAAGAGGCAAGAAAAAATAATATTACAGCTACAGAAGAAGAAATACAAGCAGCTTATGAACCGTATTTAGTTTTTAAGGATCAAAATGAATCATTTCAACAGTTTGCAGAGGAAAATAATATAGACGAAGCCTATATGAAGCAACAAATTGAAAAAGATATCATTCTTCACAAATATAGAGATTTTTTTATAGAAAATCTTGAAATTGCTGAAGAAGCTGCTGAGGCTTATTATAACGACAATCCAGCCTTCTTTATACAGGAGGAGGTAAGTGCAAGACATATTCTTGTAGAGGAACTAGATACAGCGAAGGAAGTTTTGCAAAAGATTGAAGAAGGAGAAGATTTCATTGCATTGGCGGCTCAGTATTCTACAGAACCGGGGGCAGCAGAACGTGGAGGAGATTTAGGATACTTCGGTAGAGGTGAAATGGTAACAGAGTTTGAGGAAGCAGCTTTTGCTTTAGAACCAGGGGAAGTTAGCGATATTGTGGAAACTAGATTTGGATACCACATTATTCTGGTAGAAGATGTTATTCGGGAGACCCAAAAATATGAAGATGTTAAATTGTATTTAATTGAATTTTTAAAGGAGCAAGAATATCAAGAGCACGTTGAAGCATTGATAGAAAAAGCAGAAATTAATAAAAGAGAAGAATTTTAGGTAAAAACAGGTATTAAAGATACCTGTTTTTTTTTGTGTAAAAAGCAAATCCTTCCAATGAATAAAAAACAAAGATTGGTAAAATACTATGATTACACTAAAATTTTACTTTAACTTAGGAGGGAATCATATTGAAGGCTACAGGAATAGTAAGACGTATAGATGACTTAGGCAGAGTAGTAATTCCCAAGGAAATTAGGAGAACTCTTAGAATTAGAGAAGGAGATCCTCTTGAAATATTTACAGATCGAGAAGGGGAGGTTATACTAAAAAAATACTCTCCTATAGGAGAATTAAGTGAATTTGCTACAGAGTATGCAGAATCTTTACAAGAAGCTTTAGGACACATTGCAATTATAACTGATAGGGATACGATTATAGCAGTAGCTGGTCATTCTAAAAAAGAATACTTAGAAAAACGTATAAGTAAGGCTTTAGAGAGAATAATGGAAGAAAGAGAGACAACATTATTTAACGAAGGAGAGCAGATGCACCCAATCGCTTCTGATGAGGGAGATGAAGGGGAATATACAGCTCAGGTGATAGCCCCTATTGTCACTCAGGGAGATCCCATAGGAACAGTGATTATTTGTTCTAAAAACAAAGGCGTGAATATGGGAGAAGTTGAGAAAAAAATAGCTACAACAGCTGCATCCTTCTTGTCAAAACAAATGGAACAATAGAAATGTTAAAGCTCCGCAATGTCGGGGCTGTTTTTTTTAGTAAAAGTTTGTTATAATCAATTAGGAAATTATTAAGTTGTGTTCTTCAGGGACTTAATCTTCAAAGCAATAAAGCATAAAGTAGTATATGGAGGAATGAATAATGAAGAAGGATACCTTTTTAAAAGGAGCAGTTATTTTAGGAGCTGCAGGAATGATTGTAAAGGTAATGGGAGCGTTTTTTAGAATCCCTTTGGGCTATATTATTGAATCAGAAGGTATGGGCTATTATCAAGTAGGCTATACGGTTTATAATTTTTTGCTGGCCTTTACTGCTGCTGGGTTTCCTACAGCTATATCCAAATTAGTATCAGAAAAGAGAGCGAGAGCAGACTATCAGGGGGCTCATAAGGTTTTTAAGACTTCCTTCTACCTACTATTAGCTTTAGGGACTGTGGGATCGGTGGCTTTAGCGCTGCTAACTACCTTTTTAGTAAACAATGTGTTTGAAAGTCCAAATGCCTACTATGCAGTAGTGGCACTGGCGCCGGCGGTATTTTTTGTTGCTGCTTTAGCCGCTTTTAGGGGTTATTTTCAGGGCATGAAGGATATGATGCCTACCGCTGTTTCTCAGGTAATAGAACAGGCAGCTAGGGTATTGTTTGGTTTTTCCTTAGCATATATCTTTTTAAGACGATTTGGCGTAATCTATGCAGCAGGAGGTGCTGCCTTCGGTGCTTCTATAGGAGCCGCTTCTGCTCTGGGCATGATGGCATTCCTTTATAAAAAAAGAGAAAACAATATTCTGCCTTTAGAGGGACAGGCTATTGATGCTGAAGAAGAAACTTCTCAACAGATTATCAAAAGACTTTTAAGAATTGCTATCCCCATTGCGATTGGAGCGGCTGTAATGCCACTCATTAATATGATAGATACATTTATAGTATTAAGAAGGCTGCAGGCCACAGGTTTTAGCTATCAAGAGGCGAATAGCTTATATGGACAGCTGCAGGGGATGGCAGCTGCACTTGTAAATCTGCCACAAGTATTAACGCTGGCATTGGCTACCAGTATCGTGCCGGTAATTTCAGAATCGGCGGCTCAAAATGACTGGGATAGCGCAAGACAAGATATACGGTCAGCTCTTCGGGTAGCTTTGCTGATTGGTTTACCAGCATCTGCAGGATTGGCGGTATTATCTACCCCGATTATGGCAATGCTTTATCCTAGGGAACCAGCTACCATAGGTAGAATACTCTTATTCTTAGCCTTTGCTGTAACCTTTTTAGCACCACTACAAGCTTTGACAGGTGTACTACAGGGGTTAGGAAAGCCTGATATTCCTGTTCGAAACCTCATGGTGGGGGCTGGGTTTAAATTTATTACTACGTATGTATTAACAGGAATCCCTGCTTTAAATGTAAAAGGTGCTGCGATAGGAACTGTGATTGCTTACTTTGTAGCTTTTCTTTTAAACTTTATAGCAGTAAAGAAAGAGACAAAGGTGGCTTTTGAGCCAAAACAGTTTATTATAAAACCAGTTTTATCTGTAACAGTTATGGGAGCAGTTGTTTTTATTCTTTACAGACAGCTATATAACTTCCTTGGGAATAGTCTTTCTACTGTGATATCTATTGCTATAGGAGCAGCTGTTTATGGTGTGATGCTTTTAAAAACAAAAACGATTATTGAAGAAGACTTTGATCTATTACCAGGAGGCAGCAAACTATTAAAGTTGCTCCGTAAACTGAAGCTTATGCATTAAAGTTAAAGTTCAAGTTCAAAGGCGTATATAGATGTGTGCCCTTAAAATTTAACTTTAGAAGCGCGCATCTATACGTACCTTAAGAAGGGAGTGATTAAGATAGCCAAACTTACTATTGTGGGCTTAGGACCTGGGGCGAAGGAACACTTAACCTTAGCTACATTAACAGCCATGAAACAACATAAAAAAATATACCTCAGGACAGAAAAGCATCCTGTAGTAGCTTATCTCAAGGGAGAAGGCATCGTGTATCAAACATTTGATGCTGTTTATGAGGAAAAAGAAGATTTTCAAGAAGTATACCAGCATATTGTAGATGACCTTGTAAACAAAGCAAAAAGAGAGGATATTTTGTATGCGGTGCCGGGACATCCTTATGTAGCAGAAAATACGGTGCAGATGTTAATAGAAGCCTGTAGGAAAGAAAAAGAGATAGAAAAGATAGTATATCCTGCCATGAGTTTTATAGATGCCATGTTTATGGCATTAGAAGTGGACCCTGTTAATGGATTCAAGTTACTAGATGGCCTACAGCTAGAGAAGCAGGAACCGGATACAGCCATTGCCAATATTATTACCCAGGTTTATGATCCCCTGATTGCTTCTGAGGTGAAATTAAGACTAATGAACTATTATGAGGATGAACAGGAGATATTTGTAGTGAAAAATGCTGGTATTCCT
The sequence above is drawn from the Clostridium formicaceticum genome and encodes:
- a CDS encoding putative polysaccharide biosynthesis protein, encoding MKKDTFLKGAVILGAAGMIVKVMGAFFRIPLGYIIESEGMGYYQVGYTVYNFLLAFTAAGFPTAISKLVSEKRARADYQGAHKVFKTSFYLLLALGTVGSVALALLTTFLVNNVFESPNAYYAVVALAPAVFFVAALAAFRGYFQGMKDMMPTAVSQVIEQAARVLFGFSLAYIFLRRFGVIYAAGGAAFGASIGAASALGMMAFLYKKRENNILPLEGQAIDAEEETSQQIIKRLLRIAIPIAIGAAVMPLINMIDTFIVLRRLQATGFSYQEANSLYGQLQGMAAALVNLPQVLTLALATSIVPVISESAAQNDWDSARQDIRSALRVALLIGLPASAGLAVLSTPIMAMLYPREPATIGRILLFLAFAVTFLAPLQALTGVLQGLGKPDIPVRNLMVGAGFKFITTYVLTGIPALNVKGAAIGTVIAYFVAFLLNFIAVKKETKVAFEPKQFIIKPVLSVTVMGAVVFILYRQLYNFLGNSLSTVISIAIGAAVYGVMLLKTKTIIEEDFDLLPGGSKLLKLLRKLKLMH
- the spoVT gene encoding stage V sporulation protein T; amino-acid sequence: MKATGIVRRIDDLGRVVIPKEIRRTLRIREGDPLEIFTDREGEVILKKYSPIGELSEFATEYAESLQEALGHIAIITDRDTIIAVAGHSKKEYLEKRISKALERIMEERETTLFNEGEQMHPIASDEGDEGEYTAQVIAPIVTQGDPIGTVIICSKNKGVNMGEVEKKIATTAASFLSKQMEQ
- a CDS encoding peptidylprolyl isomerase, with translation MPLKNSKKFMVVIAAVLMIALFFIGCSSTAKIPQDAVAVVNGNSISMGEFEKTLALQRMSYEAQFGAEILIQDMGTGVTLLESIKKQLLDKIVSDEVLIQEARKNNITATEEEIQAAYEPYLVFKDQNESFQQFAEENNIDEAYMKQQIEKDIILHKYRDFFIENLEIAEEAAEAYYNDNPAFFIQEEVSARHILVEELDTAKEVLQKIEEGEDFIALAAQYSTEPGAAERGGDLGYFGRGEMVTEFEEAAFALEPGEVSDIVETRFGYHIILVEDVIRETQKYEDVKLYLIEFLKEQEYQEHVEALIEKAEINKREEF